The proteins below are encoded in one region of Pseudomonas sp. SCB32:
- a CDS encoding sulfurtransferase TusA family protein encodes MSDSTPPIPACDAELDASGLNCPLPLLKAKLELNRLPSGAVLKVIATDAGSQRDFRAFADLAGHSLLHEEVEAGVYRYWLRKK; translated from the coding sequence ATGTCAGATTCCACACCGCCCATCCCTGCCTGTGACGCGGAGCTGGATGCCAGCGGTCTCAATTGTCCGCTTCCCCTGCTCAAGGCCAAGCTCGAGCTGAACCGCCTTCCTAGCGGAGCGGTGCTCAAGGTGATCGCCACCGATGCAGGGTCGCAGCGGGATTTTCGCGCCTTCGCCGACCTCGCCGGGCACTCGCTGCTGCATGAAGAGGTCGAAGCAGGCGTCTATCGCTACTGGCTGCGCAAGAAGTAG
- a CDS encoding AI-2E family transporter, whose translation MLKVLQDWMQRYFSDEEAIVLAVILVLGFSVILTFGGMLAPVLAAMVIAFLIQGMVGVLERLRVPHLFSVWLVYSLFLGLLAVFLLVLVPLLWKQLFTLLNELPRMLGEWQATMLMLPERYPDMISEEQVLRTVEAARSELGQLGQWALTFSLSGLPVVVNIMIYLVLVPILVFFFLKDRRRFYHWFRRYLPRERGLMKQVWNEMNQQIANYIRGKVIEIFITGVATYIAFAVLGLNYAALLALLVGLSVVVPYIGAVVVTVPVALIALFQWGWGDQFIYLMAAHAIIQALDGNVLVPLLFSEAVNLHPVAIICAVLLFGGLWGFWGVFFAIPLATLVKAVLDAWPRQPAQEPQVSPLM comes from the coding sequence ATGCTCAAGGTTTTGCAGGACTGGATGCAGCGCTATTTCTCCGACGAGGAGGCGATAGTGCTCGCGGTCATTCTGGTGCTGGGTTTCAGTGTCATCCTGACCTTTGGCGGCATGCTCGCGCCAGTGCTGGCGGCGATGGTGATCGCCTTCCTGATCCAGGGCATGGTGGGGGTGCTGGAGCGCCTGCGCGTACCGCACCTGTTCTCCGTCTGGCTGGTCTATTCGCTGTTCCTCGGGCTGCTCGCGGTGTTCCTGCTGGTGCTGGTGCCGCTGCTCTGGAAGCAGCTGTTCACCCTGCTCAACGAACTGCCGAGAATGCTCGGTGAGTGGCAGGCCACGATGCTTATGCTGCCCGAACGCTACCCGGACATGATCAGCGAGGAGCAGGTTCTGCGGACCGTAGAGGCCGCGCGCAGCGAACTGGGCCAGCTTGGACAGTGGGCGCTGACCTTCTCGCTCTCCGGGTTGCCGGTGGTGGTCAACATCATGATCTACCTGGTGCTGGTGCCGATCCTGGTGTTCTTCTTCCTCAAGGACCGCCGCCGCTTCTACCACTGGTTCCGCCGCTACCTGCCGCGCGAGCGGGGGCTGATGAAGCAGGTGTGGAACGAGATGAACCAGCAGATCGCCAACTACATTCGTGGCAAGGTCATCGAGATCTTCATCACCGGGGTGGCGACCTACATTGCATTTGCAGTGCTGGGGCTGAACTATGCGGCGCTGCTTGCCCTGCTGGTCGGCCTGTCGGTGGTCGTGCCCTACATCGGCGCGGTCGTCGTGACCGTGCCGGTGGCGCTGATCGCCCTGTTCCAGTGGGGTTGGGGAGACCAGTTCATCTACCTGATGGCCGCCCACGCGATCATCCAGGCGCTGGATGGCAACGTGCTGGTGCCGCTGCTGTTCTCCGAGGCGGTGAACCTGCATCCGGTGGCGATCATCTGCGCCGTGCTGCTGTTCGGCGGCCTGTGGGGCTTCTGGGGTGTGTTCTTCGCCATTCCCCTGGCGACCCTGGTGAAGGCGGTGCTGGATGCCTGGCCACGCCAGCCGGCGCAGGAGCCGCAAGTCAGCCCGCTGATGTGA